One Sulfolobales archaeon DNA window includes the following coding sequences:
- a CDS encoding ABC transporter ATP-binding protein yields the protein MVEIILEGVTKIFGRNVYAVRDLSLSIRDKEFVVLLGPSGCGKTTTLYMIAGIYRPTRGNIYFDGVLMNEVDPRDRNVGMVFQSYALYPHMSVYDNIAFPLKIKKLPTGEIRRRVLEVAEMLRIRELLDRKPSQLSGGQQQRVALARAIVKEPRVFLMDEPLSNLDAKTRVEIRAELKNLQRRLGITTIYVTHDQAEAMSLADRIAVMNAGVLQQYDTPENIYRNPKNIFVASFIGNPPANLLDVTIDSEGNLVIGGARIEVGEGLGRTLRSIAARNREAVLFIRPEDVEVVASGGHIDGRVFGVEYQGREAVLHIEIPGGGVIRAISPPDGASVGARVWVRFNLEKIHLYSRGGEILI from the coding sequence ATGGTTGAGATCATATTAGAGGGGGTTACAAAGATCTTTGGGAGGAATGTTTATGCTGTAAGGGATCTGAGCCTGAGTATCAGGGATAAGGAGTTCGTGGTTCTCCTAGGCCCCAGCGGTTGTGGGAAGACAACAACCCTCTACATGATAGCCGGGATATATAGGCCTACGAGGGGTAACATATACTTTGATGGTGTGCTTATGAATGAGGTGGATCCGAGGGATAGAAATGTTGGCATGGTCTTCCAAAGCTATGCCCTCTACCCCCACATGAGTGTATATGATAATATAGCTTTCCCCCTGAAGATAAAGAAGCTACCTACAGGCGAGATCAGGAGGAGGGTTCTAGAGGTAGCAGAGATGCTGAGGATCAGAGAGCTTCTCGATAGAAAGCCATCCCAGCTTTCTGGGGGGCAGCAGCAGAGGGTAGCATTGGCGAGGGCAATAGTTAAAGAGCCAAGGGTATTCCTAATGGATGAGCCCCTAAGTAATCTAGATGCTAAGACAAGGGTTGAGATTAGAGCTGAGCTTAAGAATCTACAAAGAAGACTGGGGATTACTACCATATATGTAACACACGATCAGGCGGAGGCTATGAGCCTAGCCGATAGAATAGCTGTGATGAATGCTGGGGTCCTGCAGCAATACGATACACCTGAGAACATATATAGAAATCCCAAGAACATCTTCGTAGCATCCTTCATAGGCAACCCTCCCGCAAACCTGCTCGATGTTACGATAGACTCGGAGGGCAACTTGGTAATAGGGGGTGCCAGGATAGAGGTCGGCGAGGGCCTTGGAAGAACTCTCAGGTCTATCGCTGCTCGGAATAGAGAGGCAGTGCTATTCATAAGACCGGAGGATGTGGAGGTGGTTGCCAGCGGTGGGCATATAGATGGCAGGGTCTTCGGGGTTGAATATCAAGGTAGAGAGGCGGTTCTCCACATAGAGATCCCCGGTGGAGGAGTTATAAGGGCTATATCTCCTCCAGA
- a CDS encoding carbohydrate ABC transporter permease, producing MARPHGIVVNLVAIAIAAIGMAPFALLILLAFSKSPTSLEGFTLDNFAFLITGKLFTEARYSSIYPDIYVVTLNTLILALSVSGIVVLLSSMAGYVLSRYSVPGRGFMLGLILALHGIPVIILLIGLYFLLRSMGMINSLLGVTMAKAVLDLPLGVWVMKGFYDGVPWDIEIASIVDGAGRLRTWLRIMMPLIRPGIAALAVLEFISGWGEFLLIYTLIFSNTSWTLSMVIRGLIGEMGSVNLNLIAALSLYYFIPVLLFFIFTQKYLLRVSLGGVRG from the coding sequence ATGGCTAGACCCCATGGAATTGTTGTAAACCTTGTCGCAATAGCTATAGCTGCTATAGGGATGGCCCCCTTCGCCCTGCTGATCCTACTTGCCTTTAGCAAGAGCCCTACATCCCTAGAGGGCTTCACCCTCGACAACTTCGCCTTCCTCATAACTGGTAAGCTGTTCACAGAGGCTAGGTATTCCAGCATCTACCCAGATATATATGTAGTCACACTCAACACCTTGATCCTGGCTCTCAGCGTTTCAGGTATAGTAGTGCTCCTATCATCGATGGCTGGTTATGTCTTGTCTAGGTATAGTGTTCCTGGTAGGGGTTTCATGCTAGGCTTGATCCTAGCTCTACACGGTATACCAGTTATTATTCTACTAATTGGGCTCTATTTCCTTCTAAGATCTATGGGGATGATAAACAGCCTCCTAGGAGTGACGATGGCTAAGGCCGTGCTGGACCTCCCCCTAGGGGTCTGGGTGATGAAGGGGTTCTACGATGGCGTGCCATGGGATATAGAGATCGCGAGTATAGTGGACGGGGCGGGGAGGCTGAGGACGTGGCTGAGAATTATGATGCCCCTTATAAGGCCTGGGATCGCTGCTCTTGCTGTGCTGGAATTCATATCAGGCTGGGGAGAGTTCCTCCTCATATATACCCTTATCTTTAGCAACACAAGCTGGACATTATCAATGGTTATAAGGGGGCTTATAGGGGAGATGGGGAGTGTAAATCTCAACTTGATAGCTGCATTATCTCTATACTACTTCATCCCTGTCCTCCTGTTTTTCATATTCACCCAGAAGTATCTCTTGAGGGTATCCCTGGGAGGGGTGAGGGGATAG